One genomic segment of Synchiropus splendidus isolate RoL2022-P1 chromosome 16, RoL_Sspl_1.0, whole genome shotgun sequence includes these proteins:
- the jade1 gene encoding protein Jade-1 isoform X3, producing MKRIRHPSSSDDSDNGSNSTCWSQNSSQPRRGTGQKPSEVFRTDLITAMKIHDSCQLNPEDFCVLADPWRQEWEKGVQVPVSPQSIPQPVARVLAEKEKEVMFTRPKKLIRTSGTEALGYVDIRTLAEGMCRYDLNEEDVAWLHIINQEFAKMALPQLDEISMERVMEEFERCCHENMTHAMETEEGLGIEYDEDVVCDVCQSPDGEDNNEMVFCDKCNICVHQACYGIQKVPKGSWLCRICALGIVPKCQLCPKKGGAMKPTRSGTKWVHVSCALWIPEVSIGNPEKMEPITNVSHIPSNRWALICCLCKEKTGACIQCSAKNCRTAFHVTCGLHASLDMSTILTEEDEVKFKSFCPKHSGLEGAESKEQDEDEEEDDCVKEQTGKRKGRVREEQGASCSSSSLLLQPSQPRTSSEQEKQVNLRKLKLQEMEEEFYQFVQVETVARELKVAPEAVDFLYQYWKLKRKANFNQPLLTPKKDEEESLARREHEVLLRRLQLFTHLRQDLERVRNLTYMVTRREKLKRSICRVQEQIFQHQVRLLDQELLRGNPSSKGLEKLASHDSSTSQGSQSRWGHSGLKTKRSFKKEKRKNQDKMVSPSQHSEEADPKIQLQSLNRESKQDMLRTSVLNRRKKESEQQRMESVNGQWRHKLAAGNLEKSVSVRLVDIKHSDFQGRCVNGRASQQAPSSVDLNTPISKPQCEVVNGCLRKSAHANGSHLSHSGHLKGWGKFRIPKRSERSAKELLRPLTNTPEPSQPRTRLRAAPDHDGYDSKSAVEPCLKRCHSHQLRGDSALTRRYVSDIIRRGVFAS from the exons ATGAAGAGAATCCGACACCCCAGCAGCAGCGATGACTCTGACAATGGAA GTAACTCGACTTGCTGGTCGCAGAACTCATCACAGCCCAGGAGAGGGACTGGacagaaaccttctgaa GTTTTCAGGACGGATCTCATCACAGCCATGAAGATCCATGATTCATGCCAACTTAACCCagaggacttttgcgtccttgCGGACCCATGGAGGCAGGAGTGGGAAAAGGGTGTCCAGGTCCCTGTCAGTCCTCAGTCCATCCCGCAGCCTGTTGCCAG AGTTCTggcagagaaggagaaggaagtcATGTTCACACGACCAAAGAAATTGATTCGGACATCGGGTACTGAGGCGCTGGGCTACGTGGACATCCGGACTCTGGCAGAGGGGATGTGTCGGTACGATCTGAACGAAGAAGACGTTGCATGGCTGCACATCATCAACCAAGAATTTGCCAAAATGG CTTTGCCTCAGCTGGACGAGATCAGCATGGAGCGGGTGATGGAAGAGTTTGAACGGTGTTGCCACGAGAACATGACACACGCCATGGAGACCGAAGAGGGTCTGGGCATTGAGTACGACGAAGACGTCGTTTGTGACGTGTGCCAGTCACCTGACGGGGAGGACAATAACGAGATGGTGTTCTGTGACAAGTGCAACATCTGCGTCCACCAG GCGTGTTATGGCATCCAGAAAGTACCAAAAGGCAGCTGGTTATGTCGGATCTGTGCCCTTGGCATTGTGCCAAAATGCCAGTTATGTCCAAAGAAGGGCGGCGCGATGAAGCCGACCCGCAGCGGGACGAAATGGGTCCACGTCAGTTGTGCCTTGTGGATTCCCGAG GTAAGCATCGGGAATCCGGAAAAAATGGAACCAATTACCAATGTGTCCCACATTCCCAGCAACAGATGGGCTCTGATCTGCTGCCTCTGCAAAGAGAAGACCGGAGCGTGCATACAG TGCTCAGCCAAAAACTGCCGGACTGCCTTTCATGTGACCTGCGGCCTCCATGCCAGCCTCGACATGAGCACCATCCTCACCGAAGAGGACGAGGTCAAGTTCAAGTCCTTCTGTCCCAAACATTCAGGGCTCGAAGGCGCCGAGTCCAAGGAACAagatgaggacgaggaagaggacgacTGCGTAAAAGAGCAGACGGGAAAGAGAAAAGGACGAGTCCGAGAGGAGCAAGGCGCCTCTTGCTCGTCATCCAGCCTCCTCCTACAACCCAGCCAGCCACGGACGTCCAGTGAGCAGGAGAAGCAGGTCAACCTGCGAAAACTCAAGCtgcaggagatggaggaggagttCTACCAGTTCGTTCAGGTGGAGACGGTGGCGAGGGAGTTGAAGGTGGCACCGGAAGCGGTGGACTTCCTCTATCAGTACTGGAAACTGAAGCGCAAAGCCAACTTcaaccagccacttctcactcccAAGAAGGATGAGGAAGAAAGTCTGGCACGCCGTGAGCACGAGGTGCTGCTGAGGCGCCTTCAGCTCTTCACTCACCTGCGGCAAGACCTGGAGAGG GTGAGAAACTTGACCTACATGGTGACGCGGAGAGAGAAGTTAAAACGCTCCATATGTCGAGTCCAGGAGCAGATCTTTCAGCACCAAGTGCGACTcttggaccaggagctgctTCGAG GCAATCCATCATCCAAGGGTTTGGAGAAGTTGGCTTCTCATGACAGCTCGACATCTCAGGGTTCCCAGTCTCGCTGGGGTCACAGTGGGCTAAAGACCAAACGATCTTTCAAgaaggaaaagaggaaaaaccAGGACAAAATGGTTTCTCCCTCTCAGCACTCTGAGGAGGCGGATCCAAAAATCCAGCTCCAGAGTTTGAACAGAGAGTCAAAGCAGGACATGTTGAGGACGTCTGTTCTGAATCGACGGAAGAAGGAGTCGGAGCAGCAGAGGATGGAGAGCGTGAATGGCCAGTGGAGACACAAGTTGGCCGCCGGCAATTTGGAGAAATCTGTGTCAGTGCGGCTGGTGGACATCAAACACTCCGACTTTCAAGGTCGGTGTGTTAATGGCAGAGCGTCCCAACAGGCGCCCTCCTCAGTGGACCTCAACACGCCCATCTCCAAACCTCAGTGCGAGGTGGTGAACGGCTGCCTGAGGAAGTCGGCGCACGCCAACGGCTCGCACCTGTCTCACAGCGGACATCTCAAAGGCTGGGGGAAGTTCCGCATCCCCAAAAGGAGCGAGAGGAGTGCGAAAGAGCTGCTGCGGCCCTTGACCAACACGCCGGAGCCCTCGCAGCCTAGGACGCGGCTCCGCGCCGCGCCCGACCACGACGGCTACGACTCCAAATCCGCCGTGGAGCCGTGTTTGAAAAGATGCCACTCTCACCAGCTGCGCGGCGACTCGGCCCTCACCCGCCGCTACGTGTCGGATATCATCCGCCGAGGCGTGTTTGCCTCCTGA
- the jade1 gene encoding protein Jade-1 isoform X2 gives MKRIRHPSSSDDSDNGRKKKNCKLKSNSTCWSQNSSQPRRGTGQKPSEVFRTDLITAMKIHDSCQLNPEDFCVLADPWRQEWEKGVQVPVSPQSIPQPVARVLAEKEKEVMFTRPKKLIRTSGTEALGYVDIRTLAEGMCRYDLNEEDVAWLHIINQEFAKMALPQLDEISMERVMEEFERCCHENMTHAMETEEGLGIEYDEDVVCDVCQSPDGEDNNEMVFCDKCNICVHQACYGIQKVPKGSWLCRICALGIVPKCQLCPKKGGAMKPTRSGTKWVHVSCALWIPEVSIGNPEKMEPITNVSHIPSNRWALICCLCKEKTGACIQCSAKNCRTAFHVTCGLHASLDMSTILTEEDEVKFKSFCPKHSGLEGAESKEQDEDEEEDDCVKEQTGKRKGRVREEQGASCSSSSLLLQPSQPRTSSEQEKQVNLRKLKLQEMEEEFYQFVQVETVARELKVAPEAVDFLYQYWKLKRKANFNQPLLTPKKDEEESLARREHEVLLRRLQLFTHLRQDLERVRNLTYMVTRREKLKRSICRVQEQIFQHQVRLLDQELLRGNPSSKGLEKLASHDSSTSQGSQSRWGHSGLKTKRSFKKEKRKNQDKMVSPSQHSEEADPKIQLQSLNRESKQDMLRTSVLNRRKKESEQQRMESVNGQWRHKLAAGNLEKSVSVRLVDIKHSDFQGRCVNGRASQQAPSSVDLNTPISKPQCEVVNGCLRKSAHANGSHLSHSGHLKGWGKFRIPKRSERSAKELLRPLTNTPEPSQPRTRLRAAPDHDGYDSKSAVEPCLKRCHSHQLRGDSALTRRYVSDIIRRGVFAS, from the exons ATGAAGAGAATCCGACACCCCAGCAGCAGCGATGACTCTGACAATGGAA ggaagaaaaagaacTGCAAATTGAAAA GTAACTCGACTTGCTGGTCGCAGAACTCATCACAGCCCAGGAGAGGGACTGGacagaaaccttctgaa GTTTTCAGGACGGATCTCATCACAGCCATGAAGATCCATGATTCATGCCAACTTAACCCagaggacttttgcgtccttgCGGACCCATGGAGGCAGGAGTGGGAAAAGGGTGTCCAGGTCCCTGTCAGTCCTCAGTCCATCCCGCAGCCTGTTGCCAG AGTTCTggcagagaaggagaaggaagtcATGTTCACACGACCAAAGAAATTGATTCGGACATCGGGTACTGAGGCGCTGGGCTACGTGGACATCCGGACTCTGGCAGAGGGGATGTGTCGGTACGATCTGAACGAAGAAGACGTTGCATGGCTGCACATCATCAACCAAGAATTTGCCAAAATGG CTTTGCCTCAGCTGGACGAGATCAGCATGGAGCGGGTGATGGAAGAGTTTGAACGGTGTTGCCACGAGAACATGACACACGCCATGGAGACCGAAGAGGGTCTGGGCATTGAGTACGACGAAGACGTCGTTTGTGACGTGTGCCAGTCACCTGACGGGGAGGACAATAACGAGATGGTGTTCTGTGACAAGTGCAACATCTGCGTCCACCAG GCGTGTTATGGCATCCAGAAAGTACCAAAAGGCAGCTGGTTATGTCGGATCTGTGCCCTTGGCATTGTGCCAAAATGCCAGTTATGTCCAAAGAAGGGCGGCGCGATGAAGCCGACCCGCAGCGGGACGAAATGGGTCCACGTCAGTTGTGCCTTGTGGATTCCCGAG GTAAGCATCGGGAATCCGGAAAAAATGGAACCAATTACCAATGTGTCCCACATTCCCAGCAACAGATGGGCTCTGATCTGCTGCCTCTGCAAAGAGAAGACCGGAGCGTGCATACAG TGCTCAGCCAAAAACTGCCGGACTGCCTTTCATGTGACCTGCGGCCTCCATGCCAGCCTCGACATGAGCACCATCCTCACCGAAGAGGACGAGGTCAAGTTCAAGTCCTTCTGTCCCAAACATTCAGGGCTCGAAGGCGCCGAGTCCAAGGAACAagatgaggacgaggaagaggacgacTGCGTAAAAGAGCAGACGGGAAAGAGAAAAGGACGAGTCCGAGAGGAGCAAGGCGCCTCTTGCTCGTCATCCAGCCTCCTCCTACAACCCAGCCAGCCACGGACGTCCAGTGAGCAGGAGAAGCAGGTCAACCTGCGAAAACTCAAGCtgcaggagatggaggaggagttCTACCAGTTCGTTCAGGTGGAGACGGTGGCGAGGGAGTTGAAGGTGGCACCGGAAGCGGTGGACTTCCTCTATCAGTACTGGAAACTGAAGCGCAAAGCCAACTTcaaccagccacttctcactcccAAGAAGGATGAGGAAGAAAGTCTGGCACGCCGTGAGCACGAGGTGCTGCTGAGGCGCCTTCAGCTCTTCACTCACCTGCGGCAAGACCTGGAGAGG GTGAGAAACTTGACCTACATGGTGACGCGGAGAGAGAAGTTAAAACGCTCCATATGTCGAGTCCAGGAGCAGATCTTTCAGCACCAAGTGCGACTcttggaccaggagctgctTCGAG GCAATCCATCATCCAAGGGTTTGGAGAAGTTGGCTTCTCATGACAGCTCGACATCTCAGGGTTCCCAGTCTCGCTGGGGTCACAGTGGGCTAAAGACCAAACGATCTTTCAAgaaggaaaagaggaaaaaccAGGACAAAATGGTTTCTCCCTCTCAGCACTCTGAGGAGGCGGATCCAAAAATCCAGCTCCAGAGTTTGAACAGAGAGTCAAAGCAGGACATGTTGAGGACGTCTGTTCTGAATCGACGGAAGAAGGAGTCGGAGCAGCAGAGGATGGAGAGCGTGAATGGCCAGTGGAGACACAAGTTGGCCGCCGGCAATTTGGAGAAATCTGTGTCAGTGCGGCTGGTGGACATCAAACACTCCGACTTTCAAGGTCGGTGTGTTAATGGCAGAGCGTCCCAACAGGCGCCCTCCTCAGTGGACCTCAACACGCCCATCTCCAAACCTCAGTGCGAGGTGGTGAACGGCTGCCTGAGGAAGTCGGCGCACGCCAACGGCTCGCACCTGTCTCACAGCGGACATCTCAAAGGCTGGGGGAAGTTCCGCATCCCCAAAAGGAGCGAGAGGAGTGCGAAAGAGCTGCTGCGGCCCTTGACCAACACGCCGGAGCCCTCGCAGCCTAGGACGCGGCTCCGCGCCGCGCCCGACCACGACGGCTACGACTCCAAATCCGCCGTGGAGCCGTGTTTGAAAAGATGCCACTCTCACCAGCTGCGCGGCGACTCGGCCCTCACCCGCCGCTACGTGTCGGATATCATCCGCCGAGGCGTGTTTGCCTCCTGA
- the jade1 gene encoding protein Jade-1 isoform X1, with translation MKRIRHPSSSDDSDNGRKKKNCKLKSKSKRKAIRRQCNSTCWSQNSSQPRRGTGQKPSEVFRTDLITAMKIHDSCQLNPEDFCVLADPWRQEWEKGVQVPVSPQSIPQPVARVLAEKEKEVMFTRPKKLIRTSGTEALGYVDIRTLAEGMCRYDLNEEDVAWLHIINQEFAKMALPQLDEISMERVMEEFERCCHENMTHAMETEEGLGIEYDEDVVCDVCQSPDGEDNNEMVFCDKCNICVHQACYGIQKVPKGSWLCRICALGIVPKCQLCPKKGGAMKPTRSGTKWVHVSCALWIPEVSIGNPEKMEPITNVSHIPSNRWALICCLCKEKTGACIQCSAKNCRTAFHVTCGLHASLDMSTILTEEDEVKFKSFCPKHSGLEGAESKEQDEDEEEDDCVKEQTGKRKGRVREEQGASCSSSSLLLQPSQPRTSSEQEKQVNLRKLKLQEMEEEFYQFVQVETVARELKVAPEAVDFLYQYWKLKRKANFNQPLLTPKKDEEESLARREHEVLLRRLQLFTHLRQDLERVRNLTYMVTRREKLKRSICRVQEQIFQHQVRLLDQELLRGNPSSKGLEKLASHDSSTSQGSQSRWGHSGLKTKRSFKKEKRKNQDKMVSPSQHSEEADPKIQLQSLNRESKQDMLRTSVLNRRKKESEQQRMESVNGQWRHKLAAGNLEKSVSVRLVDIKHSDFQGRCVNGRASQQAPSSVDLNTPISKPQCEVVNGCLRKSAHANGSHLSHSGHLKGWGKFRIPKRSERSAKELLRPLTNTPEPSQPRTRLRAAPDHDGYDSKSAVEPCLKRCHSHQLRGDSALTRRYVSDIIRRGVFAS, from the exons ATGAAGAGAATCCGACACCCCAGCAGCAGCGATGACTCTGACAATGGAA ggaagaaaaagaacTGCAAATTGAAAAGTAAGAGCAAGAGGAAAGCCATCAGGAGACAGT GTAACTCGACTTGCTGGTCGCAGAACTCATCACAGCCCAGGAGAGGGACTGGacagaaaccttctgaa GTTTTCAGGACGGATCTCATCACAGCCATGAAGATCCATGATTCATGCCAACTTAACCCagaggacttttgcgtccttgCGGACCCATGGAGGCAGGAGTGGGAAAAGGGTGTCCAGGTCCCTGTCAGTCCTCAGTCCATCCCGCAGCCTGTTGCCAG AGTTCTggcagagaaggagaaggaagtcATGTTCACACGACCAAAGAAATTGATTCGGACATCGGGTACTGAGGCGCTGGGCTACGTGGACATCCGGACTCTGGCAGAGGGGATGTGTCGGTACGATCTGAACGAAGAAGACGTTGCATGGCTGCACATCATCAACCAAGAATTTGCCAAAATGG CTTTGCCTCAGCTGGACGAGATCAGCATGGAGCGGGTGATGGAAGAGTTTGAACGGTGTTGCCACGAGAACATGACACACGCCATGGAGACCGAAGAGGGTCTGGGCATTGAGTACGACGAAGACGTCGTTTGTGACGTGTGCCAGTCACCTGACGGGGAGGACAATAACGAGATGGTGTTCTGTGACAAGTGCAACATCTGCGTCCACCAG GCGTGTTATGGCATCCAGAAAGTACCAAAAGGCAGCTGGTTATGTCGGATCTGTGCCCTTGGCATTGTGCCAAAATGCCAGTTATGTCCAAAGAAGGGCGGCGCGATGAAGCCGACCCGCAGCGGGACGAAATGGGTCCACGTCAGTTGTGCCTTGTGGATTCCCGAG GTAAGCATCGGGAATCCGGAAAAAATGGAACCAATTACCAATGTGTCCCACATTCCCAGCAACAGATGGGCTCTGATCTGCTGCCTCTGCAAAGAGAAGACCGGAGCGTGCATACAG TGCTCAGCCAAAAACTGCCGGACTGCCTTTCATGTGACCTGCGGCCTCCATGCCAGCCTCGACATGAGCACCATCCTCACCGAAGAGGACGAGGTCAAGTTCAAGTCCTTCTGTCCCAAACATTCAGGGCTCGAAGGCGCCGAGTCCAAGGAACAagatgaggacgaggaagaggacgacTGCGTAAAAGAGCAGACGGGAAAGAGAAAAGGACGAGTCCGAGAGGAGCAAGGCGCCTCTTGCTCGTCATCCAGCCTCCTCCTACAACCCAGCCAGCCACGGACGTCCAGTGAGCAGGAGAAGCAGGTCAACCTGCGAAAACTCAAGCtgcaggagatggaggaggagttCTACCAGTTCGTTCAGGTGGAGACGGTGGCGAGGGAGTTGAAGGTGGCACCGGAAGCGGTGGACTTCCTCTATCAGTACTGGAAACTGAAGCGCAAAGCCAACTTcaaccagccacttctcactcccAAGAAGGATGAGGAAGAAAGTCTGGCACGCCGTGAGCACGAGGTGCTGCTGAGGCGCCTTCAGCTCTTCACTCACCTGCGGCAAGACCTGGAGAGG GTGAGAAACTTGACCTACATGGTGACGCGGAGAGAGAAGTTAAAACGCTCCATATGTCGAGTCCAGGAGCAGATCTTTCAGCACCAAGTGCGACTcttggaccaggagctgctTCGAG GCAATCCATCATCCAAGGGTTTGGAGAAGTTGGCTTCTCATGACAGCTCGACATCTCAGGGTTCCCAGTCTCGCTGGGGTCACAGTGGGCTAAAGACCAAACGATCTTTCAAgaaggaaaagaggaaaaaccAGGACAAAATGGTTTCTCCCTCTCAGCACTCTGAGGAGGCGGATCCAAAAATCCAGCTCCAGAGTTTGAACAGAGAGTCAAAGCAGGACATGTTGAGGACGTCTGTTCTGAATCGACGGAAGAAGGAGTCGGAGCAGCAGAGGATGGAGAGCGTGAATGGCCAGTGGAGACACAAGTTGGCCGCCGGCAATTTGGAGAAATCTGTGTCAGTGCGGCTGGTGGACATCAAACACTCCGACTTTCAAGGTCGGTGTGTTAATGGCAGAGCGTCCCAACAGGCGCCCTCCTCAGTGGACCTCAACACGCCCATCTCCAAACCTCAGTGCGAGGTGGTGAACGGCTGCCTGAGGAAGTCGGCGCACGCCAACGGCTCGCACCTGTCTCACAGCGGACATCTCAAAGGCTGGGGGAAGTTCCGCATCCCCAAAAGGAGCGAGAGGAGTGCGAAAGAGCTGCTGCGGCCCTTGACCAACACGCCGGAGCCCTCGCAGCCTAGGACGCGGCTCCGCGCCGCGCCCGACCACGACGGCTACGACTCCAAATCCGCCGTGGAGCCGTGTTTGAAAAGATGCCACTCTCACCAGCTGCGCGGCGACTCGGCCCTCACCCGCCGCTACGTGTCGGATATCATCCGCCGAGGCGTGTTTGCCTCCTGA
- the asmt2 gene encoding acetylserotonin O-methyltransferase 2, which produces MAEHLSQSELDYPFKLLEYFNGFRVSKVIFSACELGVFDLLLRAQEPMSAQVIARELGASVDGMERLLDALVGVEILEVETKEGTAYYSSTDVSNLYLAKSSTKSVHSMILYLSRTIYPLWNNLVDAVREGKKPADSDQQKEESFLGIYSSEQEMLKFMGLMDSSWVLDGHDVVTAFNLSGFGSMVDLGGCTGALAQEMKKAYPSSSITVFNLPRVVEMSREHFPQESDEVTFVSGDFFDDPLPPADLYVLARIIHDWNEDKCLTLLKKIHDLCKAGGGVLLVEALLFENRRGPIMAQIFSLNMLMQTEGRERCASEYTRMLNKAGFANVQVCRTGKSYDAILATR; this is translated from the exons ATGGCGGAGCACTTGTCCCAGAGCGAGCTGGACTATCCTTTCAAGCTCCTGGAGTATTTCAACGGCTTCCGCGTGTCGAAG GTGATCTTCTCTGCCTGTGAACTGGGGGTGTTTGACCTGCTGCTCAGGGCTCAGGAGCCCATGAGTGCCCAGGTCATCGCCCGGGAGCTGGGAGCCAGTGTGGACGGCATGGAGAGGCTGCTGGACGCTCTGGTGGGAGTGGAGATCCTGGAGGTGGAGACTAAAGAGGGCACAG CCTACTACAGCAGCACCGACGTGTCCAATCTGTACCTGGCCAAAAGCAGCACCAAGTCCGTCCACAGCATGATCCTCTACCTGTCCAGGACCATCTACCCACTGTGGAACAACCTGGTGGACGCCGTCAG GGAGGGGAAGAAACCCGCTGACTCAGACCAACAAAAAGAGGAATCTTTCCTCGGCATTTATAG TTCAGAGCAGGAGATGCTGAAATTCATGGGTCTGATGGACTCCTCCTGGGTCCTGGATGGACACGATGTTGTGACAGCGTTCAACCTCTCTGGCTTTGGAAGCATGGTGGACCTGGGAG GGTGCACTGGTGCGTTAGCCCAGGAAATGAAGAAGGCCTACCCCTCCTCTTCCATCACAGTCTTCAACCTGCCCCGAGTTGTGGAGATGAGCCGGGAACATTTCCCCCAGGAGAGTGATGAGGTCACCTTCGTGAGTG GGGATTTCTTTGATGATCCTCTTCCTCCCGCCGATCTGTACGTACTGGCCAGAATCATTCACGACTGGAATGAAGACAAGTGCCTGACTCTGCTGAAGAAGATCCATGACTTGTGCAAAGCAG GGGGAGGCGTCCTGCTGGTGGAGGCCCTGCTCTTTGAGAACAGACGCGGGCCAATCATGGCTCAGATCTTCTCGCTCAACATGCTGATGCAGACGGAGGGCAGAGAGCGCTGTGCCAGCGAGTACACCCGAATGCTCAACAAAGCTGGCTTCGCCAACGTCCAGGTCTGCCGCACCGGAAAGTCCTATGATGCCATTCTTGCCACCAGATGA
- the pgrmc2 gene encoding membrane-associated progesterone receptor component 2: MADDGDSSSGPVDTSGGPAAADEAGAPGLGGMLLNLCLLAALAALLLAVYRRWGRRLGADAALGAEASALPKMRRRDFSVEQLREYDGLQNPRILMAVNMKVFDVTSGRKFYGRDGPYGIFAGRDASRGLATFCLEKDALRDEYDDLSDLTAVEMDSVREWEMQFLEKYDYVGRLLKPGDEPSEYTDEEDIKDHLKHD; this comes from the exons ATGGCGGACGATGGAGACAGTTCGAGCGGTCCTGTTGACACCAGCGGCGGCCCGGCGGCAGCGGACGAGGCCGGGGCACCGGGCCTGGGCGGAATGTTGCTGAACCTGTGCTTGCTGGCGGCGCTGGCGGCGCTGCTGCTGGCGGTGTACCGGCGGTGGGGCAGGCGGCTCGGCGCCGACGCGGCCCTGGGCGCCGAGGCCTCGGCGCTGCCCAAGATGAGGAGACGGGACTTCAGCGTGGAGCAGCTGCGGGAATACGACGGGCTCCAGAACCCGCGCATCCTCATGGCCGTCAACATGAAAGTTTTCGACGTGACCAGCGGCAGGAAGTTTTACGGCAGAG ATGGTCCTTATGGAATCTTTGCGGGCCGCGACGCTTCCAGGGGTCTGgccaccttctgcctggagaAGGACGCTCTGAGGGACGAGTACGACGACCTGTCGGATCTAACCGCCGTGGAGATGGACAGCGTGCGCGAGTGGGAGATGCAGTTTTTAG AGAAATACGACTACGTGGGGCGGTTGCTGAAGCCTGGAGACGAGCCGTCGGAGTACACGGACGAGGAGGACATCAAGGACCATCTGAAGCACGATTGA